A window of Pantoea agglomerans contains these coding sequences:
- a CDS encoding MdtA/MuxA family multidrug efflux RND transporter periplasmic adaptor subunit: MTNASRSSRSRWLKWLLLLILMVIIAGVVWRVLPFGKGQGAMPPGGRHAGRGGPPDMAMMGGGATLVHSGVATTADVPVYLNALGTVIPNASVTVTSRVDGQLEKVYFTEGQKVEAGQLLAQIDPRSFQATLNQYQAELSENQALLKSAELTLARYRKLYAQDSLARQDLDTQTATVGQYRGAVAADQAQIASAKLSIEYARITAPVSGRVGLRLVDPGNMVQSSSTTGLVTITQMQPAAATFSVPQSHIPELIKALHSGQALPVTAFDQDNSRALAQGEVKFISNQIDTSTGTVALKATFANEDEALYANQFVNLRLQTRTLKGATVIPSQALQLSSDGSFVFLINKDNSVTRKAVSAGPAFGDDKQAILKGVEPGDRLVTEGIDRLTNGSKVALADETQPTATAEAK; encoded by the coding sequence ATGACTAATGCGTCCCGCTCTTCCCGTTCCCGCTGGCTTAAATGGCTGCTGCTGTTAATCCTGATGGTGATTATTGCCGGCGTCGTCTGGCGCGTGCTGCCGTTCGGCAAAGGGCAGGGGGCGATGCCGCCCGGCGGACGCCACGCGGGACGCGGCGGGCCGCCGGACATGGCGATGATGGGCGGCGGCGCCACCCTGGTGCACAGCGGCGTGGCGACCACCGCCGACGTGCCGGTCTACCTGAACGCGCTCGGCACGGTGATTCCCAACGCCAGCGTCACCGTCACCAGCCGCGTCGACGGCCAGCTGGAGAAGGTCTATTTCACCGAAGGGCAGAAAGTGGAGGCGGGGCAGCTGCTGGCGCAGATTGACCCGCGCAGCTTCCAGGCGACGCTGAATCAGTATCAGGCTGAGCTGAGCGAAAATCAGGCGCTGCTGAAAAGCGCCGAGCTGACGCTGGCGCGCTACCGCAAGCTCTACGCGCAGGACTCGCTGGCGCGTCAGGACCTCGACACCCAGACTGCCACCGTCGGCCAGTATCGCGGCGCGGTGGCCGCTGACCAGGCGCAGATCGCCAGCGCGAAGCTGAGCATCGAGTATGCGCGCATCACCGCGCCGGTCAGCGGCCGCGTCGGGCTGCGGCTGGTGGACCCGGGCAATATGGTGCAGAGCTCCAGCACCACCGGCCTGGTGACCATTACCCAGATGCAGCCCGCCGCTGCAACCTTTAGCGTGCCGCAGAGCCATATCCCCGAGCTGATCAAGGCGCTGCACAGCGGCCAGGCGCTGCCGGTCACCGCGTTCGACCAGGACAACAGCCGCGCGCTGGCGCAGGGCGAAGTGAAGTTCATCAGCAACCAGATCGACACCAGCACCGGCACCGTGGCGCTGAAGGCGACCTTCGCCAACGAGGATGAGGCGCTCTACGCCAACCAGTTCGTTAATCTGCGTTTGCAGACCCGCACCCTGAAAGGGGCGACGGTGATCCCGTCGCAGGCGCTGCAGCTGAGCAGCGACGGCAGCTTTGTCTTCCTTATCAATAAAGACAACAGCGTGACGCGCAAAGCGGTCTCCGCCGGCCCGGCGTTCGGTGACGACAAGCAGGCGATCCTCAAGGGCGTTGAACCCGGCGATCGCCTGGTGACCGAAGGCATCGATCGCCTGACCAACGGCAGCAAAGTCGCGCTGGCGGATGAGACGCAACCGACCGCAACCGCCGAGGCAAAATGA
- a CDS encoding efflux RND transporter permease subunit, whose translation MNPSRLFILRPVATILLMVGVLVAGIFAYKFLSTSALPQVDYPTIQVTTLYPGASPDVMASSVTSPLERQLGQMAGLSQMSSTSSSGSSIITLKFGLDLSLDVAEQEVQAAINAANNLLPSDLPNPPTYKKVNPADSAVITLAASSDNLPLTQVQDLVNTRVALKLSQISGVGMVTLAGGHQPAIRVQMNPTALAAHHLTLEDVNTLISNSNVNGSKGGFDGKYHSVTIDANDQLRTADEYGNLILTYQNGAALRLKDIAHIEQGPENSFQSAWANNSPAIVISVQRQPGANVIQVVDNIKAALPTLQAALPDGVKMTILSDRTQTIRASISDVQFELMLSIALVVMVTFLFLRNVAATLIPSVAVPLSLVGTFGVMYLAGFSLNNLSLMALTIATGFVIDDAIVVVENISRRLEEGETPMQAALKGSQQIGFTIISLTFSLIAVLIPLLFMGDVVGRLFREFAITLAVSILVSMLVSLTLTPMLCAYLLRHIPPERQSRFARKGGELFDKLIRGYDRLLTVVLNHQKLTLLVALATFALTALLYMAVPKGFFPTQDTGLIQGITLASQDVSFSEMAKRQQALAKVVLANPAVESVSSTIGIDGNNTSLNSGRLQINLKSFDQRDDKADAVIKQLQQAAKQVVGIQLFMQPAQDLTVNDQVTPSQYQFTLDDADSENLVTWSPQLVAALQKRPEFNGVVSNLQDQGRVAYVELNRDKAARYGITASDVDTALYNAFGQRLVSTIFTQSNQYRVVLEVAPAYQQSPASFEDVYLQPATSDSSTTGSTSSSTSTSTSTSTSASDSTSSGMVKLTAVATIHQRAGSLMHMRLNQFPAVMISFNLNSGYSLEDGQKAIAQVRQQLQMPSSITLRYQGETSAFQSATGNTLWLILAALLTMYVVLGILYESFIHPVTILSTLPSAAVGALLTLLLAGSEFSLIALIGVILLIGIVKKNAIMMIDFALEAENKQHLSPREAIHQACLLRFRPILMTTMAALLGALPLMLASGSGAELRQPLGLVIVGGLIVSQVLTLFSTPVIYLWFDALAQRGNAWVKRRQQQSRGAS comes from the coding sequence ATGAACCCGTCACGCCTGTTTATCCTGCGCCCGGTCGCCACCATCCTGCTGATGGTGGGCGTGCTGGTCGCCGGCATTTTCGCCTATAAATTTCTCTCTACCTCGGCGCTGCCGCAGGTGGACTACCCGACGATTCAGGTTACCACGCTCTATCCCGGCGCCAGCCCCGACGTGATGGCTTCGTCGGTCACCTCGCCGCTGGAGCGTCAGCTGGGGCAGATGGCGGGGCTGAGCCAGATGAGCTCCACCAGCTCCAGCGGCTCCTCCATCATTACCCTGAAGTTCGGCCTCGATCTCTCGCTCGACGTGGCGGAGCAGGAAGTGCAGGCGGCGATTAACGCTGCGAATAATCTACTGCCGAGCGATCTGCCCAATCCGCCGACCTATAAAAAGGTCAACCCGGCGGACAGCGCGGTGATCACCCTGGCGGCCAGTTCAGATAACCTGCCGCTGACCCAGGTGCAGGATCTGGTCAATACCCGCGTGGCGCTGAAGCTGTCGCAGATCTCCGGCGTCGGCATGGTGACGCTGGCGGGCGGCCATCAGCCAGCGATCCGCGTGCAGATGAACCCGACGGCGCTCGCCGCCCATCATCTGACGCTGGAAGACGTTAATACGCTGATTAGCAACAGCAACGTCAACGGCTCGAAGGGCGGCTTTGACGGCAAATATCACTCGGTGACCATCGACGCCAACGACCAGCTGCGCACCGCCGACGAGTACGGCAACCTGATCCTCACTTACCAGAACGGCGCGGCGCTGCGCCTGAAGGATATCGCCCATATCGAGCAGGGGCCGGAGAACAGCTTCCAGTCCGCCTGGGCCAACAACAGCCCGGCAATTGTTATCAGCGTACAGCGCCAGCCGGGCGCCAACGTGATCCAGGTAGTGGACAACATCAAGGCGGCGCTGCCGACCCTGCAGGCCGCGCTGCCGGACGGCGTGAAGATGACCATTCTCTCTGACCGCACCCAGACCATCCGCGCCTCCATCAGCGACGTGCAGTTCGAGCTGATGCTCTCCATCGCGCTGGTGGTGATGGTGACCTTCCTGTTTCTGCGCAACGTGGCGGCGACGCTGATCCCCAGCGTGGCGGTGCCGCTGTCGCTGGTGGGCACGTTCGGCGTAATGTATCTGGCGGGCTTCAGCCTCAATAACCTGTCGCTGATGGCGCTGACCATCGCCACCGGCTTTGTTATCGATGACGCTATCGTGGTGGTAGAAAATATTTCGCGGCGGCTGGAGGAGGGCGAAACCCCGATGCAGGCGGCGCTGAAAGGGTCGCAGCAGATCGGCTTCACTATTATCTCGCTGACCTTCTCGCTGATTGCGGTGCTGATCCCGCTGCTGTTTATGGGCGACGTGGTGGGGCGGCTGTTCCGCGAGTTTGCCATCACGCTGGCGGTGTCGATTCTGGTCTCAATGCTGGTGTCGCTGACCCTGACGCCGATGCTGTGCGCCTACCTGCTGCGCCATATCCCGCCGGAGCGGCAGTCGCGCTTTGCGCGCAAGGGCGGCGAGCTGTTCGACAAGCTGATCCGCGGCTACGATCGGCTGCTGACGGTGGTGCTCAACCACCAGAAGCTGACGCTGCTGGTGGCGCTGGCGACCTTTGCGCTGACCGCGCTGCTCTATATGGCGGTGCCGAAAGGCTTCTTCCCGACCCAGGACACCGGGCTGATCCAGGGCATTACGCTGGCGTCGCAGGATGTCTCCTTTAGCGAGATGGCGAAGCGTCAGCAGGCGCTGGCGAAGGTGGTGCTGGCGAATCCGGCGGTAGAGAGCGTCTCTTCCACTATCGGCATTGACGGCAACAATACCAGCCTCAACAGCGGGCGGCTGCAAATCAACCTGAAGTCGTTTGACCAGCGCGACGACAAGGCCGACGCGGTGATCAAACAGCTGCAGCAGGCGGCGAAGCAGGTGGTGGGCATCCAGCTCTTTATGCAGCCGGCGCAGGATCTGACGGTTAACGACCAGGTGACGCCGAGCCAGTATCAGTTCACCCTCGACGACGCCGACAGCGAAAACCTGGTGACCTGGTCGCCGCAGCTGGTGGCGGCGCTGCAGAAGCGGCCGGAATTTAACGGTGTGGTAAGCAATTTGCAGGATCAGGGGCGCGTGGCCTATGTCGAACTGAACCGCGATAAAGCGGCGCGCTACGGCATTACCGCGTCGGACGTCGATACTGCGCTTTATAACGCCTTTGGCCAGCGTCTGGTGTCGACTATCTTTACCCAGTCGAACCAGTATCGCGTGGTGCTGGAGGTGGCGCCCGCTTATCAGCAGTCGCCCGCCTCTTTTGAGGATGTCTATCTGCAGCCCGCCACCAGCGACAGTTCGACGACAGGCTCAACCTCCTCTTCGACCTCGACCTCGACCTCGACGTCAACCTCCGCCAGCGACAGCACCAGCAGCGGTATGGTAAAGCTGACCGCTGTCGCCACTATCCACCAGCGCGCCGGTTCGCTGATGCATATGCGCCTGAATCAGTTCCCGGCGGTGATGATCTCCTTTAACCTCAACAGCGGCTACTCGCTGGAGGATGGGCAGAAGGCGATCGCCCAGGTGCGGCAGCAGCTGCAGATGCCGTCGAGCATTACGCTGCGCTACCAGGGCGAAACCTCCGCCTTCCAGAGCGCCACCGGCAACACCCTGTGGCTGATCCTCGCGGCGCTGCTCACCATGTACGTGGTGCTGGGCATTCTCTACGAGAGCTTTATTCACCCGGTGACCATCCTCTCCACGCTGCCGTCGGCGGCGGTCGGCGCGCTGCTGACGCTGCTGCTGGCGGGCAGCGAATTTAGCCTGATTGCGCTAATTGGCGTGATCCTGCTCATCGGTATCGTGAAGAAGAACGCCATTATGATGATCGACTTTGCGCTGGAGGCGGAGAACAAGCAGCACCTCAGCCCGCGCGAGGCGATCCATCAAGCCTGCCTGCTGCGCTTTCGTCCGATTCTGATGACCACCATGGCAGCGCTGCTCGGCGCGCTGCCGCTGATGCTGGCGTCGGGATCGGGCGCGGAGCTGCGCCAGCCGCTGGGGCTGGTGATCGTCGGCGGCTTGATCGTCAGCCAGGTGCTGACGCTCTTCTCCACGCCGGTGATCTATCTCTGGTTTGACGCGCTTGCGCAGCGCGGCAACGCCTGGGTGAAACGCCGCCAGCAGCAGTCGCGAGGCGCGTCATGA
- a CDS encoding efflux transporter outer membrane subunit, producing MIVNIRWTLPPLALLLTACSLQPEYHRPAMPVETSYDQPTPVGNVADLPWQSFFTDAGMRQLIALSLQNNRDLRVAALNVEQARATVQVNRAALLPSISATASQTSAHEPANLYNTKTTGAVTYHELNAGLGVTSWELDFFGRLRSLSNEAQEQYLSTEATERATRISLIAQVASAWLTLCSDNDLLHLAQQTAQSQQKSYQLTQLSYRGGVSSDLDVAQAESTVRSAEADVASYTRQVRQDVDALRLLAGADLPVDLLKNATLNSRWDFPATPAGLPSDLLTRRPDIIAAEHTLKAANANIGAARAAFFPSISLTTSGGSTSSSLGHLLEGGTASWSFVPSINLPIFDGGVNQANLDIAHIEKRIEVANYEKAIQTAFKEVNDALAGQDTWQDQLAALEKEVAANQRDYDYSELRYKQGVDNYLNVLVAQRSLYSARQAWIAARLGQLNQKITLYEALGGGWKA from the coding sequence ATGATCGTTAATATTCGCTGGACGCTGCCGCCGCTGGCTCTGCTGCTTACGGCCTGTAGCTTACAGCCTGAATACCATCGTCCGGCGATGCCGGTAGAGACGAGCTACGACCAGCCGACGCCGGTCGGCAACGTGGCGGATCTGCCGTGGCAGAGCTTCTTTACCGACGCCGGCATGCGCCAGCTGATCGCGCTGTCGCTGCAAAACAACCGCGATCTGCGCGTCGCGGCGCTCAACGTCGAGCAGGCGCGCGCCACGGTGCAGGTCAACCGCGCCGCGCTGCTGCCGTCGATCAGCGCCACCGCCAGCCAGACCTCGGCGCACGAGCCGGCCAATCTCTACAACACCAAAACCACCGGCGCGGTGACCTATCACGAGCTAAACGCCGGGCTGGGCGTCACCTCGTGGGAGCTCGACTTCTTCGGCCGTCTGCGCAGCCTGAGCAACGAGGCGCAGGAGCAGTATCTCTCCACCGAGGCGACCGAGCGCGCCACGCGTATTTCGCTGATCGCCCAGGTGGCGTCGGCCTGGCTGACGCTCTGTTCCGATAACGATCTGCTGCATCTGGCGCAGCAGACCGCGCAAAGCCAGCAGAAATCGTACCAGCTGACGCAGCTCAGCTATCGCGGCGGGGTGAGTAGCGATCTGGACGTGGCGCAGGCGGAGAGCACGGTGCGCAGCGCCGAGGCGGACGTGGCGAGCTACACGCGGCAGGTGCGCCAGGATGTGGACGCGCTGCGCTTGCTGGCGGGCGCCGATCTACCGGTCGATCTGCTGAAAAACGCCACGCTGAACAGCCGCTGGGACTTCCCGGCGACGCCGGCTGGGCTGCCGTCCGATCTGCTGACGCGCCGCCCGGACATTATCGCCGCCGAGCATACGCTGAAGGCGGCCAACGCCAATATCGGCGCAGCGCGCGCCGCCTTTTTCCCCAGCATCTCGCTGACCACGTCGGGCGGCTCGACCAGCAGTTCGCTGGGGCATCTGCTGGAGGGCGGCACCGCTTCCTGGTCTTTTGTGCCCTCCATCAACCTGCCGATCTTCGACGGCGGCGTTAACCAGGCCAACCTGGATATCGCCCATATCGAGAAGCGCATCGAGGTTGCTAACTATGAGAAGGCGATCCAGACCGCATTTAAAGAGGTGAACGACGCGCTGGCCGGACAGGACACCTGGCAGGATCAACTGGCGGCCCTGGAAAAAGAGGTAGCGGCGAACCAGCGCGATTACGACTATTCTGAATTGCGCTACAAGCAAGGCGTTGACAACTATCTGAATGTGTTGGTGGCGCAGCGTTCGCTCTATAGTGCGCGCCAGGCGTGGATCGCCGCGCGTCTGGGCCAGCTAAACCAGAAAATTACGCTGTATGAAGCGCTGGGCGGCGGCTGGAAAGCCTGA
- a CDS encoding efflux RND transporter permease subunit, with protein MSTFFIKRPIFAWVVAIIVMLVGAIAALNLPVNQYPDISPPAVSISVTYPGASAETTQNTVVQVIEQQLNGLDGLRYLESSSASDGSAQIIATFNQGINPDIAQVQVQDRVSLAESQLPSDVTQQGIRIRKYQKNFMMVIGLISKDGKLSNSDLADMLVSKLEDPISRTKGVGDFMVLGSEYAMRIWLDPAKLYKYNLMPSDVSTAISNQNVQVSSGSLGGLPTIPDAKTSATILGKSRFTTVKQFENVLLKVNSDGAQIRLKDVASVALGPQSYTIDSIMNGKPSAGIALRLATGANELDTANAVRATIASLKDALPDNVEVTYPYDTSPVVSASIEEVVKTLIEAIVLVFFVMLIFLQNLRATLITTMVVPVVLLGTFGILAAFGYSVNTLTMFGMVLAIGLLVDDAIVVVENVERVMHEERLDPEAATIKSMQQIQGALFGIALVLSAVLLPMAFFSGSTGVIYRQFSITIVSAMALSVLMALIFTPALCATLLKRASAEHKTTGLAGWFNRHFDSGTLHYQRGVSKVISRRGLFIVIYLAIVGVTGFLFTRVPTTFLPDEDQGLMMVQVTLPVNASSQRTQQVLNDLNAYLQKNEASVVATMFGVNGFNFAGRGQNSGMAFVRTKDWSERTQSGQSVKALAARISAHFASYPNARIFAMVPPAVMELGNATGFDFYLQDTAGHSHQQMMDATHQFVQLANQDPRLAQVRMNGMEDEPMFQLEINDERASALGLSMTDINNTLSVAWGSSYIDQFMYNGRVKQVYLMGKAASRVTPEDLNKWYFRNSSGTMVPFSAFASGKWVSGSPHFERFNGMTAEEIQGSPAAGYSSGEAMKAVEAIAAKLPKGFRVQWYGISYEEQASGSQTTQLYAISILVVFLCLAALYESWSIPLSVILVVPLGILGTISAVLLRGLQNDVFFQVGLLTTVGLAAKNAILIVEFAKELHEREGRTLVEAAVEAARLRIRPIIMTSMAFILGVLPLTISNGAGAGSQHSIGTAVAGGMITATFLAIFFVPMFYVVVAQLFSRKKSNAAAEEINHDR; from the coding sequence ATGTCTACATTCTTTATCAAGCGTCCGATTTTCGCCTGGGTTGTGGCGATCATCGTGATGCTGGTCGGCGCCATCGCCGCGCTGAACCTGCCGGTTAATCAGTATCCCGATATTTCGCCGCCGGCGGTGTCGATCTCGGTAACCTATCCAGGCGCCAGCGCGGAAACCACACAGAACACCGTGGTGCAGGTGATCGAACAGCAGCTTAACGGGCTGGACGGCCTGCGCTATCTCGAGTCGAGCAGCGCCAGCGACGGCAGCGCGCAGATCATCGCCACCTTTAACCAGGGCATCAACCCCGATATCGCTCAGGTGCAGGTGCAGGACCGCGTCTCGCTGGCCGAGTCTCAGCTTCCTTCCGACGTCACCCAGCAGGGCATCCGCATCCGCAAGTACCAGAAGAACTTTATGATGGTGATCGGCCTGATCTCGAAAGACGGCAAGCTGAGCAACAGCGATCTGGCGGATATGCTGGTGTCGAAGCTGGAGGATCCCATCTCGCGCACCAAAGGCGTAGGCGACTTTATGGTGCTGGGCTCGGAGTATGCGATGCGCATCTGGCTCGATCCGGCGAAACTCTACAAATATAACCTGATGCCGAGCGACGTCAGCACCGCCATCAGCAACCAGAACGTGCAGGTGTCGTCCGGCTCGCTCGGCGGCCTGCCGACCATTCCCGACGCCAAAACCAGCGCCACTATTCTCGGTAAGTCGCGCTTCACCACGGTGAAGCAGTTTGAAAACGTGCTGCTCAAGGTCAACAGCGACGGCGCGCAGATCCGCCTGAAGGATGTCGCCAGCGTGGCGCTGGGGCCGCAGAGCTACACCATCGACTCGATCATGAACGGCAAGCCCTCCGCCGGCATTGCGCTGCGCCTGGCGACCGGCGCCAACGAGCTAGATACCGCCAACGCGGTGCGCGCCACTATCGCCTCGCTGAAGGATGCGCTGCCGGACAACGTCGAGGTCACCTACCCCTACGACACCTCGCCGGTGGTGAGCGCCTCGATCGAAGAAGTGGTGAAAACCCTGATCGAAGCGATCGTGCTGGTTTTCTTCGTGATGCTGATCTTCCTGCAGAATCTGCGTGCCACGCTGATCACCACCATGGTGGTTCCGGTGGTGCTGCTCGGCACCTTCGGCATTCTTGCCGCCTTCGGCTACAGCGTAAACACCCTGACGATGTTCGGCATGGTGCTGGCGATAGGGCTGCTGGTGGATGACGCCATCGTGGTGGTAGAGAACGTCGAACGCGTGATGCATGAAGAGCGGCTCGATCCAGAAGCCGCCACCATTAAGTCGATGCAGCAGATCCAGGGCGCGCTGTTCGGCATCGCGCTGGTGCTCTCGGCGGTGCTGCTGCCGATGGCCTTTTTCTCCGGCTCGACCGGCGTGATTTATCGCCAGTTCTCTATCACCATCGTGTCGGCGATGGCGCTCTCGGTGCTGATGGCGCTGATTTTCACCCCGGCGCTCTGCGCCACGCTGCTGAAGCGCGCCTCGGCGGAGCATAAAACCACCGGCCTGGCAGGCTGGTTCAACCGCCATTTCGACAGTGGCACGCTGCACTACCAGCGCGGCGTCAGCAAAGTGATTTCGCGGCGCGGCCTGTTTATCGTGATCTATCTGGCGATCGTCGGCGTCACCGGCTTCCTCTTCACCCGCGTGCCGACCACCTTTCTGCCCGATGAAGATCAGGGGCTGATGATGGTGCAGGTGACGCTGCCGGTGAACGCCTCGTCGCAGCGCACGCAGCAGGTGCTGAACGACCTCAACGCCTACCTGCAAAAGAACGAAGCCTCGGTGGTCGCCACCATGTTCGGCGTCAACGGCTTTAACTTTGCCGGACGCGGGCAGAACAGCGGCATGGCCTTTGTGCGCACCAAAGACTGGAGCGAGCGGACGCAGAGCGGCCAGAGCGTCAAGGCGCTGGCGGCGCGCATCAGCGCCCATTTCGCCAGCTACCCGAACGCCAGGATCTTTGCCATGGTGCCGCCTGCGGTGATGGAGCTGGGCAACGCCACCGGCTTCGACTTCTATCTGCAGGATACCGCCGGGCACAGCCATCAGCAGATGATGGACGCGACTCATCAGTTCGTGCAGCTGGCGAACCAGGATCCGCGTCTGGCGCAGGTGCGCATGAACGGCATGGAAGATGAGCCGATGTTCCAGCTGGAGATCAACGACGAACGCGCCAGCGCGCTCGGCCTCAGCATGACTGACATCAATAACACGCTATCGGTGGCCTGGGGATCCAGCTATATCGACCAGTTTATGTACAACGGCCGCGTCAAGCAGGTCTACCTGATGGGCAAGGCGGCGTCGCGCGTCACGCCGGAAGATCTCAACAAGTGGTATTTCCGCAACAGCAGCGGAACCATGGTGCCGTTCTCCGCCTTCGCCAGCGGCAAATGGGTCAGCGGCTCGCCACACTTTGAACGCTTCAACGGCATGACCGCAGAGGAGATACAGGGCTCGCCGGCGGCGGGCTACAGCAGCGGTGAGGCGATGAAGGCGGTTGAAGCGATCGCGGCGAAGCTGCCGAAGGGCTTCCGCGTGCAGTGGTACGGCATCTCCTATGAGGAGCAGGCGTCTGGCTCGCAGACCACGCAGCTCTATGCCATCTCGATCCTCGTGGTGTTTCTCTGCCTGGCGGCGCTCTATGAGAGCTGGTCGATCCCGCTGTCGGTGATCCTGGTAGTGCCGCTCGGCATTCTCGGCACCATCAGCGCGGTGCTGCTGCGCGGCCTGCAGAACGACGTCTTCTTTCAGGTCGGGCTGCTGACCACCGTCGGACTGGCGGCGAAAAACGCCATCCTGATCGTCGAGTTCGCCAAAGAGCTACACGAGCGCGAAGGCAGAACCCTGGTCGAGGCGGCGGTCGAGGCGGCGCGGCTGCGTATCCGACCCATCATCATGACCTCGATGGCCTTTATTCTCGGCGTGCTGCCGCTGACGATATCCAACGGCGCGGGCGCGGGCAGTCAGCACTCTATCGGCACGGCGGTGGCGGGCGGGATGATTACCGCCACCTTCCTCGCCATCTTTTTTGTTCCCATGTTCTATGTGGTGGTGGCGCAACTCTTCTCACGTAAGAAGAGCAACGCGGCCGCTGAGGAAATAAATCATGATCGTTAA